A region from the Osmerus eperlanus chromosome 11, fOsmEpe2.1, whole genome shotgun sequence genome encodes:
- the relt gene encoding tumor necrosis factor receptor superfamily member 19L, protein MTRNHLCCSALVFLTVFGSGGTAAVPCRWGEGCVCLQCPAGQQPTKDCGRVESPEDTVRCQSCPTGTFSNTLDPEPCRPHSTCDVLGRKVVTPGTSTSDTVCGDCVSGFHPTTMGKPSPQPPCMAPAPPAVSPLHVRAVRTVGKGAAGGVGPVNSTAVRSAEEKTAEYAVFALVPIFCVMGLLGILICNILKKKGYRCSAEKEGMDEEKATPQKEANGCPYIADDPNEDTISVLVRLITEKKENAAALEELLLEYESKQLAMSKASSIKFPVLSPLSQFHSLPRMCPHQSHLHTISGLSGLASRHGYHCSRCAQRKWPPILLPTLDPLKPQPPQSLILPPLEPQALQKSPPQGGVCVDTHRTHTPPESPQSQGEEGNAGERRPGELTVLSVGRFQVAQIPEQKPVAMETPSCRTTRDVTEEKRSLLDLFSSSSSSTSSHWGN, encoded by the exons ATGACGAGGAACCACCTTTGCTGCTCTGCTCTTGTCTTTCTCACG gtgtTTGGATCTGGGGGGACTGCTGCGGTGCCGTgtcggtggggggaggggtgtgtgtgtctgcaatgcCCTGCTGGGCAGCAGCCCACCAAG GACTGTGGGCGGGTTGAGAGCCCAGAGGATACGGTACGTTGCCAGTCTTGCCCCACGGGCACATTCTCAAACACCCTGGACCCTGAGCCTTGCCGCCCACACTCAACCTGTGATGTCCTGGGCCGAAAGGTTGTGACCCCTGGTACCTCAACCTCGGATACTGTGTGTGGCgactgtgtgtctgg CTTCCATCCCACCACCATGGGGaaaccctccccccagcccccctgtatggccccggccccccccgccgtctcccccctccacgTGCGGGCAGTGCGGACCGTGGGGAAGGGTGCGGCGGGCGGAGTCGGCCCGGTGAACAGCACGGCAGTGCGCAGCGCCGAGGAGAAGACGGCCGAGTACGCCGTGTTCGCCCTGGTGCCCATCTTCTGCGTGATGGGGCTCCTGGGCATCCTGATCTGCAACATCCTGAAGAAGAAGGGATACCGTTGCAGCGCCGAGAAGGAGGGCATGGACGAGGAGAAGGCCACACCGCAgaaagaag CTAATGGTTGCCCCTACATAGCAGATGACCCCAACGAGGACACCATCAGTGTTCTGGTGCGCCTCATCACGGAGAAGAAAG aaaaTGCTGCTGCACTGGAGGAACTGCTGCTGGAGTACGAGAGCAAACAGCTGGCCATGAGTAAAGCCTCGTCAATCAA gTTCCCAGTTCTATCTCCTCTATCTCAGTTCCACTCCCTCCCCAGAATGTGCCCCCACCAGTCCCACCTCCACACCATCTCCGGCCTGTCTGGCCTGGCCTCCCGCCACGGCTACCACTGCTCCCGCTGCGCCCAGCGCAAGTGGCCCCCCATCCTGCTTCCCACGCTGGACCCCCTaaaaccccagcccccccagtccCTCATCCTGCCCCCCCTGGAGCCCCAGGCCCTGCAGAAGAGCCCCCCgcaggggggagtgtgtgtggacacgcACCGCACGCACACCCCACCCGAGAGTCCCcagagtcagggggaggaggggaatgcaggggagaggaggcctggggAGCTGACTGTTCTGTCagtggggag gttCCAAGTGGCCCAGATCCCTGAACAAAAGCCTGTAGCCATGGAAACGCCAAGTTGCAGGACCACCAGGGACGTGACGGAGGAGAAAAGATCTCTTCTAGACCTCTTCAGCTCTTCATCGTCCTCAACCTCATCCCACTGGGGAAA CTAA
- the LOC134029574 gene encoding P2Y purinoceptor 2-like, whose translation MAASSNYSNAASNESMYCQFEENFKYILLPVSYTLVFVIGLALNATAMYVIVFRIKRWNPSTIYMFNLTVCDTLYIFTLPFLIYYYADENDWPFSEPLCKLIRFLFYANLYGSILFLCCISLHRFLGVCHPVRSLRWVSARRARLVSVAVWACVLFCQAPVLYFSRTRDSGSERVCYDTTSPELFDNFLLYSSAVSGLMFALPFMVVMVCYGLMVRKLLEPGWGGSSGEGGMGGLAAHRSKQKSVKMIIVVLAAFMLCFLPFHLTRSLYYSFRYLRQVNSAQVSCELLQASSIAYKVTRPLASANSCLDPILYFLAGQDVRSNLTKNMKTSPRLPGSANVALSTKPPPLAPRLEATARWM comes from the exons ATGGCGGCTTCTTCCAACTACAGCAACGCCGCCTCCAATGAGAGCATGTACTGCCAATTCGAGGAGAACTTCAAATACAtcctccttcctgtcagctACACTCTGGTGTTTGTGATTGGCTTAGCCCTGAACGCCACCGCCATGTACGTGATAGTGTTCCGCATCAAGCgctggaacccctcgaccatCTACATGTTCAACCTGACCGTTTGTGACACCCTTTACATCTTCACCCTGCCCTTCCTCATCTACTACTATGCAGACGAGAACGACTGGCCCTTCAGCGAACCCCTCTGCAAGCTCATACGCTTCCTGTTCTACGCCAACCTGTATGGCTCCATCCTGTTCCTCTGCTGCATCAGCCTCCACCGATTCCTGGGCGTGTGCCACCCGGTCCGCTCGCTGCGCTGGGTGAGTGCCCGCCGCGCCCGCCTGGTCTCCGTGGCGGTGTGGGCGTGCGTGCTCTTCTGCCAGGCGCCCGTCCTCTACTTCTCACGCACGCGGGACAGCGGCTCGGAGAGGGTGTGCTACGACACGACCAGCCCCGAGCTCTTCGACAACTTCCTGCTGTACAGCTCGGCGGTGTCGGGCCTGATGTTTGCCCTGCCCttcatggtggtgatggtgtgctACGGGCTGATGGTGCGGAAGCTGCTGGAGCCCGGTTGGGGGGGCAGCTCGGGGGAAGGGGGAATGGGAGGCCTGGCGGCCCACAGGTCCAAGCAGAAGTCGGTGAAGATGATCATTGTTGTCCTGGCGGCGTTCATGCTCTGTTTCCTGCCTTTCCACCTCACCAGAAGCCTGTACTACTCCTTTAGGTACCTGAGGCAGGTCAACTCAGCACAG GTAAGCTGTGAGCTCTTGCAAGCATCCAGCATAGCCTACAAAGTGACACGCCCCCTAGCAAGTGCCAACAGTTGCCTTGACCCCATCCTGTACTTCCTGGCAGGACAGGATGTCCGTAGCAACCTCACTAAGAACATGAAGACATCGCCTAGGTTACCAGGAAGTGCGAACGTGGCCCTGtcaaccaagcccccacccctcgcccctcggcttgaagcaacggcccggtggatgtag